One part of the Paramormyrops kingsleyae isolate MSU_618 chromosome 2, PKINGS_0.4, whole genome shotgun sequence genome encodes these proteins:
- the LOC111854910 gene encoding chemerin-like receptor 1 — translation MSAEIDYLYDYEYNDTASIVPKTGGQDDSWTWDRVVLVVVNLVIFVVGVCGNGIVIWISLKMKKTVNLTWYLSLAISDFLFCLFLPINAAYIFTENWIFGLSMCKLIPFVMFLNMFSSIFLLVIISIDRCVSVVFPVWAQNKRTVKKASIVIILAWTVSIALSFHSTVFWNISLDGNKTKCHNDYEPPSSHLAVDLIQFVCGFVVPFLIIISCYSVIWRVRNNQMKSSKPFKVMTALISAFFICWLPYHIVVLMEINPKHQESLGIYTKVFVTLAHANSIVNPFLYVFMGENKFWYSLLSKIENALGKETDLSQLSF, via the coding sequence ATGTCAGCAGAAATTGATTATCTATATGACTATGAATATAATGATACTGCTTCCATAGTACCAAAGACAGGTGGCCAGGATGATTCCTGGACTTGGGACCGTGTGGTCCTGGTAGTAGTCAatcttgtcatttttgttgttGGGGTTTGTGGGAATGGCATAGTTATTTGGATAAGTCTCAAGATGAAGAAAACCGTCAACTTGACATGGTATCTCAGCCTGGCGATCTCCGACTTCCTGTTCTGCCTTTTCCTCCCTATAAATGCTGCATATATATTCACCGAAAACTGGATCTTTGGACTCTCCATGTGCAAGTTAATCCCCTTTGTAATGTTCCTCAACATGTTCAGCAGCATCTTCCTGCTGGTCATCATCAGTATTGACCGCTGTGTCTCTGTGGTGTTCCCGGTCTGGGCACAGAACAAACGCACAGTGAAGAAGGCATCCATTGTCATCATCCTGGCCTGGACTGTCTCCATTGCTCTAAGTTTTCATTCAACAGTTTTCTGGAACATCAGCCTGGATGGGAACAAAACAAAGTGCCACAATGATTATGAGCCACCCTCTAGCCACTTGGCTGTTGACCTCATTCaatttgtgtgtgggtttgttgTTCCTTTTTTAATCATTATCTCCTGCTATTCTGTCATCTGGAGAGTAAGGAACAACCAAATGAAGTCCTCCAAACCATTCAAGGTCATGACTGCTCTGATAAGTGCTTTCTTTATTTGCTGGCTGCCCTATCATATTGTTGTACTGATGGAAATAAACCCTAAACATCAGGAGTCACTTGGTATCTACACAAAGGTGTTTGTCACTCTTGCTCATGCAAACAGCATCGTAAATCCTTTCTTGTATGTATTTATGGGTGAAAACAAATTCTGGTACTCTCTGCTATCCAAAATTGAAAATGCACTTGGTAAGGAAACAGACTTGTCTCAGCTCTCGTTCTAG